The DNA sequence CACAGACTACTCATGCCTCAATGGATCAACACAAGGTttcaggggaaaaaaaaaacaaggaacaAGTGAATATGAAAACCACTTGTAGCAATGCCAACCCTAAAGAAAACTATGCTTGAGATCTGGTATATTTGGCTTGTAAAGTTGTGAGTTTGTGAGCCGTTTTGTGTTATTGTTTATGATATGCCACAAATTAAACTCATACTTTTTACTCGTGTTTCTTCTTTTAAAGCCAATTTTTACAATCAGTGTTGTTCCACAAATGAGGGAGTTGAGATAAAATTAATCTTGAGGGTTTTTGACCCAACGATTGAGTCAAGTCAATCTCGAATTTGTGTAAAACCAAATGAACCAAGCTCGATCATCTACATGTTCACTAAGAAACCTCAAAACGTCTATAGCCATTGATTTACCATGTTCTCAAGATTGTTATTAGAAAAAGAGTCAACAATTCATATTCATACTGCGACAAAATAAAGGATTTCTAATAATAATGAAAACCTCTATTGCAACATAAACGTTGGTCGATATTGCTTATAGGGAGTTTTCAATATGAGATTGATCTCTATACTGTATATGATCATCACTTGAGTGAAGAATCTTATTGCGGAAAGATATTTCAAACGTTTTGGTAGTTTATGAATCATTTGGACATTGGTCAGAAACTAAACATAGGGTTTCCTTATGGCCGAAAATATAAAAAGTCCAAATCAGTTTTACAATGAAAGCTCGAAGAGAATTTGTGTaatagtcgtctaacttctgaAAAGTAAAAGGAAAATTAGCTTTGCCTAAATGACTTTTATTGTAGAACATTTCTCAACGTTTGAATAGTCATGAAGTTACGGAAACAATACTACAACAGAACATTATAAAGGTGACTAAACAGAACATATTAAAACAGTTACTTGTTCTCTACTTGTGAAATGCAAAAGCAGTCTCTTTTATACCTAAACACAACGGAATTGGAAATTGAAACAGCATCCTAAGAAACCCTCCCTCATCTAGACAAACAGTTAGAAAGCAAGGTAGTCACAATGGAGAGAGGCTTCACTATTCTTCTAACTCTctacttcttcctcttctttgggGGCTGAAGTGcttcctcatcttcatcttcttcctcctcctcattcTCCTCGTCGGCTCCTTCCTCATCCTCTTCTCCGCCATCGTCATTGTCATCGTCGTCatcgtcatcatcatcctctTCATCATTGTCGTCCTCATTGTCATCTTCTTggtcatcaccatcttcttcatcgccctcttcctcttctccatTCTCTTCAGCCCCACCTCCTGCTCCACCCTCTGGAGCCTTCTTTGAGTTACTCTTATTGTTGTTCGGTTTGTTGCCAtactcttctccttcttcagatgACAAgtcctcttcaccttcttccagtccaccatcaccatcatcatcttcatcatctcccTCAGCATCAGCTGGCTTAGCTTGGGATGTAGTGTGAGGATCTTCTTTAATACCAGCTCCGTTGTTAGGTAAAAACGCAAGGGGATCCTGGAATCAAATTACAGATATGGAaagaaagtagcaaaagaaCTTGTTACAATTTTTTAATTCAAAGTTAACAATTGGTAACACCACGGAATACTTGAGCATTACTAAGCAAACAAACTTCCGTACTTGTTGACTTTAAGACATTTTTAATCTTGATGAAAAGACATGATGCCACAACCTCGGTGGTCATCGAATGATAATATGCTCTgccaagaaaaggaaaatactaGAAGGACAACATCTCCAGTCACACAACTCCACTTCAGATTTGTCTAGCACAATCACCAGACAAGCAGAATATGTTCTATATTTGGAAGAGGTAAAATACTTATGTTGATGCAAAATTAATGGGAATAACATCTCCATACAGTACGCTGTGCCATCCCTATCCCCTttacaaatttgatttttacAAACAACTCGGGTCGAATCAGGACTCAAAAGTGAGATCCGAACTGGATCCTCGCACGAACCCTACCGAACTCAATTCTGAGCTAAGATTGTGCACGGGCTGTGGCTAACCCACGCACAACTTTTCCTAATCATATTTCTCGTCTTTTGATTACattgaaacaaatcaaactCCTAACTTAGCCTAATCCTAACACCCGAGGGCTTGCTTGTTCATATTATTATATGGTTCAATTCAGTGACTTAGACTTCAAGTTACAACTAATGTGAATATAAAAACCATGAACCAAATTTTGCAACTTTGTAATCAACGAATACTTCAAAGAGCATCAGGGACAGAATATTCCCTACAcctccttttctttccatatgGACCCCCATTCCCCACAACACGACAAATCAAGCACGACAAATAAAGCGGACCCCACACCCTACCAAACAAATCGGAGCTCAACTACTCAACCCAACCCAGGATAACACTGTCCTTTCCAAATCCGGACCGCTCCTAAGTTCTATCTCTCTTCAAATTTTCCGACCAAAAGTAGAAAAATTACGTCACGGATAAATAGATAGCAGTAAAAATCATGGAACCAGGGTGAATTTAACTTACCAGAGCCAAGAGCTGGGTCCTGAGCAGAGCCGAGAGCAGCAAAGCAGCCAGGGCCTCCACGGCGCGTGTTAGCGACGCGCCGTTGACTCCGACCGAACCGTAGTTAATTTCCATTTTGCGGCAACCAGACACCTGCAGGACCAAACACGTATAAACAATAAGCTTCTGGCCGTCGGATCTTCCCCCCAAATCTCTACCAGCCGTTGATTCTCTTGCCATGTAAgtcaagaaaaataatgaaaaatttaagaaaagaatgaaaataagAGTTTTCTGCGGCATATTTTCAAAACACGACAAAAGACGACTTTTTCGTGAACCAAAACGTTGCCGCCGACGACCTTATCTCTTGTTTTCTCGCCGGAATTTCAACCTTCGACGGGAAAAGTTGTCGGAATGTAAAAATTTACGATAGAACAATTGAAATCGAACTCAACAAACAGGGAAAGTTATATAATCAACACAAACATAGCTAAAATTTGCGAAATTAAGCTGCGGAACTTCGAAAGTTGCCGGGAAAGTTAAAGAGCAAGAGCAGAAGAGGTGTAGTagctaaaaaaaacaaaaggagtgAAATTACGAAACTAGACAGGGAAGTGAGAATCAGAGAGGTTAGAAGCGTACCAGGAAGTGAGATCTGCGGGTTTGAGGGTCGGAAACCTCTAGAAAACAGCGGCGGAGGCTGCGTTCATTCCTGACCGTAGGATCGTGATCGAAGAGACACAGAGAGAAACAAGATGGGGAAAATatcagagagaaaagagagaagaagggagcagagagacagagagagagtacTGGCGTGTGACTGCCCGTAATTCTCCAGTCAAGTTCGGGCAGGACGGGCAGGGAGGGATTCGTAGGTAGATTTGCTGTGGGGAGCTGCCCGGGAGAGTAGGTAAGGACAAGTTTGGGTTTTAAGGAGCTTTTAATcatttacttaattgttgttaGATTTATATAAATTCCTTAAAGACCACTGGACTTGGGTATATTCGAACGAATCCAACGGTCGTCGtagtaattttatttatttttcagtccTCGGGTAATAGTAATTTTGCAAGATTGCCTGTTATTAACGGCCTCCATTTAAAACAAGGACTCGGGTGACGTGTCGTGCAGGCTATGGTCCACGTGTCGGAAGTGAAAATGAACCTGTGGTCCAGCTGTGGAACCGTGGTTAAGTCAGTAAACTTCACCACGGTTTTACAAACGAGGGTTTGGGGTGTGTTGCTAGATAAGGGAATGATGAGGCAATTGAAATTTATATTTGTTATCGTGAATGTAATGGTGTGGCTCAAATTATGATCcgctatagtttttttttttttttttttttttgagtgagtAGTGTTTTTGTGGATGAAGATATAGGACCAAATTGGCTTATGAAATTTAGGGAAAGTGATAGGTTTTGttgtttatttactttctgGAATATGTATTTTGGAGACTTTAAGTTGCGTTTGAAGTTTTGCTTCATTTGCTTTGGTTTTTTGGGAAATTCATTCAATGAAGTTACTCTTTTAGTAGAAAAGACAACATGTAGTTTCACACATACTATTAATTTAGTGGTATGAAAGGTAAGTATTTAGACTTTCAAAGTTTAAGTCTGTTCTAATTTTTCCTAACCAGAGGTGGACATGACCTCGTCGGAGGTGTCCCAAAGAAGTTAGTAGTGTGTAGAAGATGAAGGTGGGTACGTGGTGGTGTGGAGGAGAGAAGCCATATAGATCATATACATGACATTTTATTGGCCTTCAAATTCATTTTTGATGTTTTAATCTCAAAGCCAACCACATTATACTATTATAGTACCATTTTAAAGAGATCGAGTCTGTACAACAATACAATGCTATAAATATTCGGcctaaataagaaaagaaaattctagCAAATAAATTTTATTCTAGAACTTACTACACACTAATTCAAAGTGACTAGAAAATAAACATAACTAATCAACTAATACATCACTTCACAATTCACTCGAAAAAGTTCGCTagcatgcaattgtggtacgaaaAAGCACAAGAGATCGGAGGAAGTTTGCCCACTGAATAAAGGAAGACAAATTGTGGTTCTAAAAACGAAAAAGGAACGAAATGTAAAATTAGCAAAAACGAGAGAGACTCCACTCTAGAGACCGCAAGCCTAAGGCTATCTTCAGTAATAGAGGGCTACAATATTAATTATACTTCTATTCCTATTCTAAGTACAATTAATTTTGGGACCAAAACAATTTTTCAACAAAGGTATATAGGTTTTGTACAATATTAATTATACTTCtagttaatgtctaaaagttcagcGGTCGCTGAACCTCGGTTAACGCttatccgatgggcggaccgctacttgtgatgttcAGAGTTTCCGTTTACCTgttaagtaaaatacagaggaggtcaaagggagaccgcgttgggctgtcttctcttctccgatgcccaagttagtcaatgtatttatgttgacaaagtaatagtaggtaagtagtaaatgtgtaattaatgaggagagaggagagaaccttttataggtgaggaggaagctgatcttctccatgttttcgatgtgggactgatgtgcttcagtccccagcttctggaggttctgatgctgtcttggcgcggcgcgtggcggcatgtcgacggtgatctgggggtaagtcggggctcaggcgatagcctgcttggctgtgttcccgtaggtcactcctttgacAGGAGTTGGTACCGTTGGCggtagtatgagcgtggctcattgtagctaattatgcttgtaaatgctcatgtaagtacacttCTATTCCTATTCTGATTGGTATTTGTATATAATGCTTGATTTTCATCGAGATCAATCAGTTTAATATGATTCATCCATTTTAAATGCTTAATTTGAGCAACAATTCATCAGCGATAAATTGACGCCTCCACGTCATTCAATCGATGGACCACTCGTGTACGTTTTGACACGTCATCCTTGAAGCTCACATAATTTTTGTGACACACGAGCCATGTGTACCGTTTGCAAGACCCATGTGTCAATTAAGCTTGTTCAATGACttcaatcaaaatttcaaagattgaccgattaatttaataaattttatttttattaaatttctTGTGTCTACAATAGCAACCCTATATCCCATGCACCCATATTGGATCATCGCTTTCATATGACCTTGAGCGGCCGAACAAGCCACCAACCCAGGCGTGCAAAACAGCATCTATGCGTTGCAAAATCTCTGCTGAAGAGGTACATTGCTACATGGTTAAGATTGTATCACTACACAACACATACACAATTCACAAAGATGTCGCTGCAAGGAGCCGCTACCACTGACCAGCAACATTCTAATCTCTCGTCGCCGCCACTGCCTCCGCTTGCGTCCTCATCAAAACGAAATTGGAAAAAAGACACCGGTGTCGTTACCCCAGTCCCAGAAAAGACAAGAGCCCTATAGCCTTCCGTCCCTCCTTACTAAGACTCAATGCCGAATGACGTTGCTGCTTGGTCGGGGCAAAGCAAAAAGGTTCACCGCCGCCGCTTCTCACAAAATCTTAGGTTTCGAATTTATGCTATTGTCATTTCCTAAGGAATGCTTCATGTGTAAGACTACCTTTGGTCTAATGACAAGTTGTAATCAATaaacttttgagttttgacacaACATTTTCAACAAACAATTTTAATGAAGGTCCAATTTGCTACATCAATTTTCATTGTAGTCCGgccacttttttatttttaattgcagTCCAACCATTTTTTTTCGTTGTCCATTTTGTCCCTCAAGGTAAATAAaggaaacaaatcaaaatctcataatttggggactttgttttcagtttaaatatttaaattttgaatttcaaattcctaaaatctacttaaggaaattataataaataatatgGCAGCTAAATCTATGCAAACATATCTTATATACCTTCATGAAAGGTCAATAAATTTTCAAACAATGTAGTGTATCTATATCATagaatcaaaaaagaaaaaataagacaAACTAAGTAGCGTTGTTGACACAACAATACTATAGTAATAGACTAGTCCATGGTCGATTTTTAATATTATTCCTACTTAAAAGGTAAGGAAAAAGAAACCAACACTACTCTACCTTTATAATAGGTATGAAAAGTATAAATTTTTATGCACAAGGTAATGAAAAAAGAGCAAGGTAGTTTAAACATGGTTCATAATAAAaaggtaggaaaaaaaaaaacaaaaaaggaaagaatGATTGCAGCTTGCTTCTCTCCTTAATAAATTACCTTTATACTAGGTATCAAAACTTTCATACCTATTAAGAAATAAGTCTTGTCTCCCCccctgtattcgacagtttcattaatcaaggcttgaggacagccgcttccaaaaaaaaaaagtcttgtcTCAACTTTCAAAAGCAAGAATTATGATGAAATTCACTCCCTCGTTCAAAATTCACAGACGTAATTTAGACTTTGAAGAATGAAGACAACACAAGCAACTGCCAACTGCCATATTCAGAATTATAGGCTTGTTACAACTTATTTTGATTAATGAAGTTGATCTGTTTCTCTATTGTAGAGGTTAAAGATGGCACATCCAAAGTTTGACTCTTCCTCAGACCAAGTGCTCAATGCCAGGTCACAAGGCAAAAGGAGTATATAAGGTCGAATATTTATCCACATTCCACATCTAATACAGTAATTCAAATATCAAAGACATTGGGACATTGAGACATTAAGGGAAAGTAGTTTAAACATGGTTCCTAATAAAaaggtaggaaaaaaaaagaggaaagaatAATTGCAACTTGCCTGTCCCTTTAATAAATTTCCTTTGTATTAGGTATCAAAATTGCAAACATATCTATGCACAAGGTAATGAAAAAAGAGCAATTTAGTTTTAACATTGTTCCTAATCAAAAGgtacagacaaaaaaaaaaaactaaggtttctccaaaaattttcTAGCCTTTATCTGACGGAGCGTCCATGGACCCTGTCGTCAGACGAGTGTTGTTGATGGATCAGTATGGTGCCTCAGATCAAGGGGGTGTTGCTCTGGATCGATGGGAGCCGAGACAAGTGGGAAGAGAGATCGGGTCCGTTGTCGGGTGGTGGTCCTATTCTCACAGGCAAGGTTGGAGGCTAATGCCGTCACTGGGTCTGCCTGAGGTTACTGAGTCCAGCACAGTCGGAGTCAGCGGTTCTTGGCTTGCTCTAGTCTGGGTCGGTGCCTTGTTCATGCTCAGATCTCATCTGGATCTGGTGGTTTTAAGGGTTGATGGAAGGCGCTGGAGGTGGAACGACCTGATTGGGAGAGCATGGGTGGCGGAGCAACCTTATTAGGGCTGTCTGATTGGTGGAGTGCTGGAGGAGGCGACCGAATGCAGGTGGTGGTGCGACGGGGTAGTGGGCAATCGAAGGGTGGTCTGCGTGCATTGGGCCGGGCCTTACATGGATGTGATCTCTTTGATAGTGCTTGGGTCTGGGCTCTCCTATTGGGCCATGCCTgggcttttattttatttctaaaTGTTATTGTTTTATGTTATTTAGTTTGGTTGCGCATTTTGCGAGTAATAAGTACCTACACTTTTTGTGTAGAACTAGTCGGGCTTTGTGCCTGTGTATGCACTCAAAGTGTCTTGTCTGCTCTGGGTAGGAGAAGAATTCCTTGCTTCGTCAAGTGGTCGCTACCGCCTATGGCAGGGTGAGACTAAGTATCGCTGGATCTATTCTCCGACGGCAACATAggaggaaagctgtgctaaagctggtaattatgctacgttgtaatcaggttacatatcgagttatttTTCTGCTGTGTCActgctatgttaaagcaaatagagtagttaattgtgcactctttgctagttggtgcttgttagaatacaagtctcctgtagagatttctgattttatttcagaaaatactctagatgcttattgtaatcaagggtttaggctcaatgtccccctctTGTATTtgatagtttcattaatcaaagcttgagggcagccgcaccagccctttattaaaaaaaaaaaaaaaaccatagcaACTTGTCTTCCCTTaagatatgaaaaatgcatctcCCTTTCCAGAATATCTCTCATTTTTACGATTTATCTTTAAGGTGCAAATGTAGAATATTACCTCTTTAGATGGATCAAAACATTATTATGAATACCCAtctaaaataaatatttgattgtataaatGAAGTTGAACAACATGACAATTATATAATGAAGGtgtgaaaacaagaagaaagtgatgagaataaagaagaagaaaaagacaaGATATATATAGGGGTGTAGAAAAATGAAGGTAAGGTATGatcatttataattttttttttaatatgcaTCAATTAAGAGTTTTGTTGTGCTGATCACACATTATAATTGGTATGGTTTTTATGAATACCAAATTAATTGAAAACAAACATTAACTCTCAATTAATTgacttataatttttttttttttgagtaatattgttatgggtaaattcggtatgtgaaaaagtaaaaattgacTTATCATGCTAATATAGGAAAGTAAGCTGATATGGATGCCTAATCACTGGACGgcaattaacaaaaaatttcGTCCAGATTTTATCATGATTTTTAGACTTAAAACTAATTAATAATAGAGCCAACCATTCTAATTTCTAGAATTCAAAATTAATTGGCTTAAAAGTTCGGCCATagaaaaatattcaaaataGGGAAATGCTACATACACACGCACATGCGTGTGAGTCTAACGCCACAATGCCATTTGTTATGTGGCAACATTTTATTAATGCATTTTTTCCTTTGTCACTTTTACCCTTGCtgctattctctctctccttccttttTTGTTACACAGCTGAAGTCTACtgtctcttcttcctcttctctcctGCAACagctgaagagagagagagaacatatATAGGATCTGCTTTCTCTGTTCCCGGTCAACCGGAGCTTCACCGGTAAACACTGACACCACCACCGTGCTCACCGGCCCTCGATGAGTCCAACCCAGCCTCCATAACTTCCGACAACGAGTGATCTAGAGTCGTCAAAAAGCAAGGAACAACAACTTTCCCAAATGCGAATAATCGATCTCatacaaaacccaaaaccaaattccaaatcaCCATCCCCAACAACTTAATCCACACCTATGACCTGTGTAACAAACCACCCTAGTTTATAGAATTTCCAGTATTGGTATGGTAAATTGCTTGATAGCTGGATTTCGAAATTCCATTTTTGAAGAACCCTAAACTGAACCTACCTGTTTTAGAAACCACGGAGCTCGAGGAATTGAGCGTATCACTTGGTTTCAATGTATCTCTTCTTGCAGTGTGAGAACTCCACTTATAATCCAAGCATGAAAAGAGTAAGCAAGCGATTTACAAGATTATTGCAGTTAGTTACCAGATTACCCCACTTATAATCCAAACAACAATCCAATCCACAATGCGAAGAATTACCAAACTTGGCTTCTTGCAAACACAGCAAAACCAAGTGCGACCCAAATTGTTGGCTGGCCCCGTACTTCCCTGCCCATATGATCCAGAATTACAAGAATGCCCAGCAAGTGTTAAGTGTTATTGTCTAACTTTGGTGTTTCAGTTTGTttgaagagagaggagaaattAGTTTTTGCAGGGCATAGATGAAAATATATTAATCAAGCATATCTTTTCTTCTGCCACATGACAGGTGGCATTGTGGTGTTAGACTCACACGCAAAGTGAGTGAGTGTGTAGCATTCCCCTTCAAAATAATACGAAACCTAAGAACATTTTGCAACCAGGTCATGAGTTGGATGAGCTGACCAGGAGTTTCCAAGTTGCATGTTGCCAAGAAAATACAATCTAATTGGGCAAAGCCAAACGAAATTCAATATTATACGATGTAGTGacagaaaaaaagagaggacaAAACGTGTTACTCGACTTCTTTTGATCTGGATCGCTTCTGTCCCTTCGTTTTTCTCTTCAACATTTTCACTCTTATCCAGTATTTTCCTATGAAATTCTCGAACTTAattgttacttttgtttttcttgatgGCTAGTTTCATTGGGGAAGCTTTCTTTCCAAAAGTAAACTGCAAATAAGTAAATTGTGATTAACATTTTAAAAGGCAGGTAACATTTATAGGTCTTTGTTAATGTCTTTCTATTAAAAATCGTTAAAATTGTTTGTCCTCATTTTAGTTAAATATGACATATTGAATTTAATGATACATCCCGAATGATTATAAGGTGTCGTTTATTGtcaaattaatttcattttgaaACTGCGAAAAATGATCTAAAATAGATACGGTTCTAATTAGTGAATTGAATTGTGTAGCCCTCGTGGAGAGTAAGACTGCAACAGTGCAGCCTTTCCAGTTTTACACTTGAGTGACTTGACCCTAGTAGGATTTGCTAGGGACTGTTTTATTAGGTATTGcaacttttgttttttaattgagAATTTGGTAGGATAACGCACAAATAGTAACTCAAAATATTTATAATTTGGTATGTGCACATTTGATTACCTTATAATTAATCTTTTTTGGTGTCAAGACAAAATGGCCCATCTTGTGCGCATTTTCCAGTCTCAGTCGATCTACTTTGTGACTAATTTATGCTCAACTTTTcctcaaaaaaatcaaaagaattgGGCTAAGGCCTTTTCATTTCTCATCTTCCCTGTCGACACAATATGACACTGTATTCCAAGTGTATACAGGCTTAGCCCATTCAGATAATCCTCTGATAGTACTCTTAATTAGCCAACAACATTAATAGTTGGCTCTATTTAATCACACTCGTCTCGTCCTAGTTTCTTAATGTT is a window from the Rosa chinensis cultivar Old Blush chromosome 2, RchiOBHm-V2, whole genome shotgun sequence genome containing:
- the LOC112189059 gene encoding protein SDA1 homolog, which codes for MIKSSLKPKLVLTYSPGQLPTANLPTNPSLPVLPELDWRITGSHTPVLSLCLSAPFFSLFSLIFSPSCFSLCLFDHDPTVRNERSLRRCFLEVSDPQTRRSHFLVSGCRKMEINYGSVGVNGASLTRAVEALAALLLSALLRTQLLALDPLAFLPNNGAGIKEDPHTTSQAKPADAEGDDEDDDGDGGLEEGEEDLSSEEGEEYGNKPNNNKSNSKKAPEGGAGGGAEENGEEEEGDEEDGDDQEDDNEDDNDEEDDDDDDDDDNDDGGEEDEEGADEENEEEEEDEDEEALQPPKKRKK